TACTATGGCTGCTTTCAAGAGTACTGGAATCCAGCACAGGAGAAGTGTTCAACAACAGGAAAGCTCGGATGAACTTGAACCTTTCAAAGCTCATGCCGTTCAAATCAATTCTGCCTCAGCAGAGGCTTCATGAAAGGCCAAGGAGCTgtcactcctccttctcctcctcctcttcccttgttACATTTTTAGCATCTCTCTCTAATGAGCCATCAACAAGAGGGAAACCTGGAGGTTTGTGAAGTAGTAATGGGGGCGAGAAAGCTCAATTTGCCTTAGCTTCCAGAGGGATTGAGGTTGGTTCAGATTCAAATCTGGGAAAGAGCTGAGGTAGAAAGGGCTCAAATCCACTCCAGCCTGTCCATCCCCATTCACTCAGAAAATGTGATCTAAGAGTTCATCTCCAGCATGTTAAGGTGAGTTCTGGGTTTTGGGTTTCACCACCAGTCATGACAGTGACTCAGAAGTCCCCAACCCTGAAGGTTTCTCTAGGCCTGGAAGTTTGAGTGCTTCTACCTTGAGGGACTGATATTTCTGAAGCAGTCAGAAGCatggaaagatcactggcttggaaatcagaggatctgggtcctaattccagctcttccaacaGCTTGCTTtcttaccctgggcaagtcccttcatgtctctgtgcctctgttctcctgttctccctcccacttagactgtgacccccttatgggacagagactgtgtccaacctaatgaacttgattctaccttagtgcttagaacagtgtttgacatatagtaagcacttatcaaataccataaaaagcctgtgggtttttttttttatgggaatTAAGGGCGAGAAAGCATTGACAGTCTGTTTATCTGGCTTTTTTGAACTACAATCCTGGGGTGTAAATCTGTCTTGGTCCCAAGTTGGTGAGACATTTGAATCTGCTTTTGCCATATCTAAGACTATGCATTAAAACCCGGTGAGTGAGCCAGTTTCTTCTCCTTCCTGAAATCCAAGGCAAGAGTGCAGTCCAAGGAAGTGGCTCTCTCCCTTTGTCTCACCCCTAAATGTGATAACCAGGCCAAGAGCAGGAAATGGCCACTGGGACCGAAGGAGAAAGAAACATGACTGAAATTTGAAGTGCTAAAATGAAAGTGACAAAGTTCTCTTTGAAGCATCTTTTGCAATAATTGTTAAAGGTCTTCCTTTGAAGTGAATTTCTTTCCAAATTTAAGATTCAGAGTGTATGCTCATTTACCAACAGGACACGCCATATAGGGAAGTCACCCCTTATAGGCAACATACATGGAATGAAATCACAGTCCTTAAAGAAAAGGAGTTGAGTCCCACCGTATAGCTTTCAGGTTCAATACTTTAAGTGTGTTGTATATTGCTCTTTAGGGCAGAGCCCTTCTCCCTGGGTTGTACTGCATGAGGCTTCTGATCTTTGTGGTATTaggttttcattccttcattctctgCGTGGATTGtatggattgtgtgtgtgtgtgtgcttgtgtgtgtgtgtgtaagtgtgcaAGTGTGCATATGTTTGGATTTATGATGCTGTGCCTAGATATGCATATACACAGATATAAatacttcaatcagtggtatttattgagtactcactgtgtgcagagtgttgcacCAGTGTTTGGAgaatactatacaacagagttggtagacacggtccctgccacaaggagcttgaagtccAGATATGAATAATATACACTTTGTAAAGAAATTAGAGACGGACTAATACTTCAAATTTGCATATTGTAATTCTGGGAGACGAGGAGCAGACTAACCTTCCCTAGTTTTTATGCTTTACTGGCTATCTCCATTAGGCCCATCATTTAGAAAACTTGTTACAGGAAGCTCTACGGAGCTCTGTGGATTTGGTTTCACAAATTTCGTGAGAAGGATCAAGCTTCCCATTAAGAGAGGTTTGTCTTGTTTAAATGATCCTTTTTCCCTTGGATCCTGGCAGAGGTTTGATTGGTACTTCTTTGACTTTCTCTTCAGATTCTGTCAATCCTGAGTCAGCAATGATTCTAGGTCAAAGCAGGAAAATTCAATAATCTCTCATGTCTGCTTTTTGTCTCCTTCATTAGACAAGAAAACTAGATTCCATGTGGGAAATGACTTCAAGGGAATTTTGTTTTAATTGTTTAGGAAGGTTCATAAAATGGAGAAAAGATGGAGAAAATTATTTTTGAATGGGTGAGGGATTTTGAGGACCCTTCAAGATCTAGGGCAATGAGACCATTTTTTATGGATGAAAAAGTCTAAATAAGATCTTTAATATAAAATCCTACCACGATCCCAAAAGTGCTATTTAAGAAAATGTATTAAGATTTCACAAGAGTCAGGAGCTGCATAGTTGAGCTCCTTGACATGGTCTTTCTGCACCCAGAGATTATAAAAGGTAACTTTATGCAGAGGAATGGGGTAAGCACCGAGAGCCCTTTCCCGAAGGAGAATTACTGAATTTGAGGTTGAAGGGAAAGGTTGAAGAATTTAATCGGAGAAGCAACTGTCACAATATTCCTCTACCTCAGACAGTATATAAACCCCTCAATCTTGCTATCTTCAAGTCACTAAACACTATTCCTTGACAATAAGGAAGGCACATGGGGGATCTAAATTTGGCAGTAGCCCCTAGTTTCTGGACACAGCCACTGGCCAATCCTCTCCTGAGGTAAAACGCTGGAGGTTGCCCAGCTTGGTAATGCCTTTATTTCCAAGCATCCAGGAAAGATAAGGCTTTTCTCCAGCTGCcattctcccccactccatcatcacatctttcctttcttcctcagaACTCTATGTAGCCCAGTGCACCCAGCGTCCTGTTGACATCGTCTTCCTGCTGGATGGCTCAGAGAGGGTTGGGGAGAACAATTTCCACAAGGCCCAGAGCTTTGTGGAAGAGGTAACCCAGAGGCTCACTCTGGCGAGAAGTGACGATGACAACATGAACGCCCGGGTGGCCCTCCTGCAATACGGGGGAGACGCAGAACAGGAAGTCGTCTTCCCACTCACCTCCAACCTGACCGTCATCTCCAACGCACTGGCCAATCTCAGGTACCTCGACTCCTCCTCCAACGTCGGCAACGGGATCGTCCATGCCATCAACCATATCGTCATCCCCCCGGTAGACAACCAGAAAAAGGCACGACCCAACGCGGAGCTCTCCTTCGTCTTCCTCACGGATGGCGTCACAGAGAGCAGAAGCCTGAAGGAAGCCACCGAGGCCATGAAAAAGCAGGATGTGGTTCCCACGGTGGTGGCCCTTGGCAGTGACGTTGACATGGACGTACTGCTAGAGATCAGCCTGGGGGATCGGGCTTCCATCTTCCGGGAGAAGGACTATGACAGCCTCTCCCAGCCCAGTTTCTTTGACAGGTTCATTAGATGGATCTGTTAGTACTCATTGGGAATTTTTAAATGCACAGGTCCCAACCCTAACCCCTCGCCACCGAACACAGATATTCACATACATCTGAAAgatattgcttttttttttcctgatcttGTACAATGGTTAAAATCCAAGGATTTGCCTGGGATTGAGGCTAAGAAGCATGATTTTACTAGAGACCCTCTAGAACAGATTATATGTGGATTTTAATTATTCCACAGTGAACAATAGTGACCAGTCCTGAACTCCTTTTTTACGGTGCTAATAGAAGACAAGAACAGAAAAGGATTCAGAGCCATACATGTAACCTTTACTGCCTTAAAAAAAGTCAAACAGTTCCTTTCTGTGTGAGTGCacgtgagtgtgagtgtgtatggATATGCATATGCATTCAGCTGAATGCAAAGCTGAGAGGAGAAACTCAGCATCCCAGCTTAGTGAAAATGTCCAGTATCCAGTTTTCTCCCCACATGTTTCCCTTTTCTCATTTCTGATGGAGCCTAGAGTGACCACCCCTAGTTTAGGGATTCCCCAGTTCCAAATAACAGTGTTGGTGAGCATTTGCTAACCTTATGCTTGGTTCAAAGTTAAAAGAGAGCGGAAAACCCCCAAATACTGACTAAGCATTGCCAGGAGCTCCAAAAGCAAactccttcttttctcttctcccaaaaaAGATAATTTAGTTGTCTGTAGCTTCAGATACCCTGAAGAAACTCACGCTTTTCCTGTAGCCTCCTGTCAGTTATTCTTTCCCTACCAGTCAGTAGTAGATTTATATCTATAAAAAGCAACCAAATCATTCTATCGACCCACCCGGATACTAACCCACAAGCCTGGGAAAACACCTCTAAGCCTCTCCCTGTAGAAATATCCTGCATCCTCCACCAGAGCCTGGCTCTGTTCTCCCTCAGTATCCCATTCCCTGCATTGATTGCTTTTTCTTTGCTTCCCTTGGCTAACACCACTCATTTCTCATGAGAATCCACCTGCTTAACACTTCTGATACTTCCTCACTTCAAGATCCAGGGCGTACCAAGTTTTGCAGATCCCGCTGGCTGAGTTCAGAGCCATGTAAATTCTAAGAGCCTCCATGGGTGTGCAGGCGAACATAAGAAATTGTAATTTTGGATCATCTTGATATTGTTTTTCCTTGAAATAAGTGTGCTATTTTATAAATAAACTTTTTTCCCTTCCCAGATTATAGTGTGGTTAATCACGTTTTAAGCATATCCACTGTCAACTGATATTTTTGTGACTTAATTAGTTTTTTCTCTGGGCTTCCTTACTGGAACCTCTAATGCCTCTATGACACTTGTAAAGAGGAGAATCCAGAACCCAAGGCATAACAAAAGTTCCACTGAGGCAGTATCTCTGTCCAGGATATGTTAATTCTCTACGTAAGAGGCCCCTGGGAGATGCTGTAATGAAAAGGGAGCATAGGAACATCTTTTTCAAGGGCTAAAACATATATTAAAATAGTTTCTGTTGGGACAGACCAATTGGACCTGCGCCTTCTGGAAAAAAAGAAGATATTTTTAAGGTTTGGACAAGTGCTTCATCctagtttttatttattttcttttaacaCAAGCTTTAAGAGTTATtatcttcattatcattatcattatcttcatgTTCCAAACAAAGAAATTGAGGCTTAGGATGGAAGCCACCGGCATGGGGATACTCCGGGAACCacggcagatctaggattagtcTTTTGCATCCCTGAAGATGAAACTCGGGACAAATTTAATGAACCAGACAGTCTCTCACTGAGCTACGAATCCATCGAGATATAACATGAAACACTTTAATCATTTCCCAACCATCCACCCATTTTTGTGTATAAGCACAATGCAGCAGTATACTAATAATTAGTCCATGTActatgatcagcgcttagaacggtgcttggcacatagtaagcgcttaacaaatgctatcattattatcaaaataacCTGTTCTGTTTTTCAGGTGTGTGCTATTAAAATTCAACTATCCATGACAATCATTGCCTTTTCctttatataaaaaaaattaattttgcAGAAATAGAAAAGGCCAGTGCAGACTAAAGGCtaggagtaggggaaagggaaGCGGGGCTAATTACAATTCTTGAGCTTTCATTTTCTTATGTTTTGATCACCTCCAAAGCGTTTCTTTCCAGGTTGCACCGTCCATCCGTTCCTCAGTCCGAATCTGAACTGCTTGAATCTCGACCTTGCTGAAAGAGACGGATTCCAAATGAGTGTCACTGTGCTTCTGGGTCTATGCTTTAAaagaaaagcttagtacagtgctctgcacatagtaagtgctcaataaatacgattgaaaaaaaaaaggaaagatgagCTACTGTCCAAGGGCTCTCTGAAGCAGATAATTGTAGGTGACGGTTATAAAACATTTAAACTCAATTTCGTTTTCATCTGTGCTACGTCCATTTCAGTTGGCAGTCagtcagcatggcctgggagtcagaaggacctgggttctaatcccggctctaacacatgtctgctctgtgaccttgagcaagtcatttgatttccctgtgcctcagttacctcatctgtaatatggagattaagactgcgagccccatgtaggacatggtctgtgtccagcctaatcagcttgtatctactccagggcttagaacagtccctggcacatattaagtgcttaacaactaccagaaAAAAGGTCACTTGCTCTGACACTTGAGCAAATAATAAACTCTAGGCATGTCAGAAAAAGGCATGGTCATCGGGTCACCTGAACTGAAAGGACATTTCAGTCTAGGAAGCTGTATATCGCTGCCTTCCTAGTTTTAGCAAAGACCCAAACAGAAAACAAGCAGGACTCAACCCTGAGAGGCCTCTTTCTCGAGCCATgaggaaggacaaggagaagtctgctgggtgtccttgggcaagtcacataacttctccgggcctcagtaatctcttctttaaaatggggattaaatcctcctcccctctgtgttAGACAATGAGCCTTACATGAGACAAAGACTGTtctcgacctgattatcttggatctaccgcagtacttagaatagttcttgacacataattagcatttaataaatcccatcaaaaaagagagagagatagagaagtgGCAAGAGCTACTGTTCACCCCAGCCAATTTGGCCCTCCATTTACTCAAATCACTGGGCCTCTCGATCTCCTGAGAGTCTGCTTGGCCGTTGTCTTCAAGTGGATGGGTTAGGTGAGAAGGGGGGTATCGAATCACTGGGATCCCCAGGAACCAGCTGTCAAGGTGACTGATTGGTTTCAGGTCAACCATGAAACCTGAAGAGGACACCCTCCCACCTGCGCTAGCTACACttgcgctgagaagcagcatggctcagtggaaagagcccgggctttggagtcagaggtcatgggttcaaaccccggctctgccaattgtcagctgtgtgactttgggcaagtcacttcacttctctgggcctcatctgtaaaatgggggtgaagactgtgagccccccgtgggacaacctgatcaccttgtaacctccccagcgcttagaacggtgctttgtgcatagtaagtgcttaataaatgccatcattattattattattacgctgaaTACATgtaatcaatccaacaatcaatggtaagcttgagtgcttactgtgtgcagagcactgtgctgagtgcttcggagagaacaatgcaatggcattggtaggcacagtccctacccataacacGTTCCATactgttcaatcgtattcatcgagcatttactgtgtgcagaacactagggaagcagcgtggctcagtggaaagaacgcgggcttgggaggcagaggtcatgggttcgaatcccggctccaccacttgtcagctgtgtgaccttgggcaagtcacttaacttctctgtgcctcagttacctcatctgtagaatggggattaagactgtgagccccacgtgggacaacctgatcaccttgtaaccttcccggcgcttagaacagtgctttgcacatagtaagtgcttaacaaaaaccatcatcattattattatcattattattactaagtgcttgggagagtaaaatataacgatgaacagacatattccctgaccacagtgagcttacagtctagagggggaggcagacattaatataaatgaataaattacagatatgtacataagtgctgtggggctgggagagggaatgagaaaAAGGAGTGAGTCGGCAAcgcagaagaaagagaaggaggagaggagggcttagtcaggaaggcatcttggaggagatgggctttcattaaggctttgaagaggaagagagtaatTGTTCTGAATTCACCTGCAACGAGAGCGTGCTTTCTCAATCAGAACCCTATAGATCCAAGTACAGTACTTACCTTGTGACAGTGGTGGCCAGAGTTATTTTTACAGTGTTTCTTCTTTTTTCCAGAGCAGACGCCAGGCCGCTGAGATGGACAACCGGGGCCTCCGGACATCATTCCTGGCTGCCCAGGTGGCGTGGGTCCACATGGGGGGTGCCCATGATGGTGGCCCCCGTGGGGGTGGTGCCCACTTTCACCTGGACACCCTCCTGGCGCGTTGCCAGGGTAACCAACAGATGGGTGAGGAACAGACCCAGGGTAACCCGGAGTAGGGCACGGCTGCATGTTCGGCCCAGTGGGATATGTGTTTGTCCCAGGAACCGGTGCAATGGGGCAGCCTTGTGGCTGTTGTTGCGGTGGtattcctgtaaaaaaaaaaaaagaacgaagaaaaaaagaaagtcaTTCAAAtagttcctttcttcctcctctcataTAGGTTCCCTTTCGTTGgtgatagtgcatgggcctgggaatctgaaagtcatgggttctaatcctagctccaccacttgtctttgggcaagtcactacttgtgcctcagttgcctcatctgtaaaatggggattgactgtgagcccccatgtgggacagggaatgtctctaaccCGACTGGCTTATATCCAcctgagaacttagtacagagcctaacatttagtaagcgcttaataaatatcataacgtGGCACAAactggggggattgggagggaaaggaggggcaaAAAATGTAATAATCCTGGGCCTTACAGTTTTTAATCCTGCCCTGGCTGTTGCTTAGGCATATTCTGATTAGTTCGCAAGTGGATCCCAGTAGATTGACTAGAAAGACTGGACTATATAGCAGGGGCATAAGcagtaattcactcattcactcagtcatagttattgagtgcttacagtgtgcaaagcactgtactaagcgctgcacgcACAGATACTCCGCTTCTGCCTGCTGCAGCCCTGCTCTCTTTGAGGGAGGGGGCTGCATTAagcatgtttatttatttatttatttattttacttgtacatatctattctatttattttattttgttagtatgtttggttttgttctctgtctcccccttttagactgtgagcccactgttgggtagggactgtctctatatgttgccaatttgtacttcccaagcgcttagtacagtgctctgcacatagtaagcgctcaataaatacgattgatgatgatgatgatggggaggccatgctacctcccccctcattcacttatttattcatatttattgagtgcttactgtactaagcacttgggagaatacaagaagaaacagacacattcccggcccacaacaagcatggCTGGCCTCTACCTCAGCTGTTGCAATCTTGGTCCCTCTCCCCATAAAATCAGGACCTGAGTATCTCCCAAGGTGAGTGACACCTAGAGAGGTCTCCGCTTTGTCCTAGCGACCACCTGGACAGGTAGAGAGACAGCAGGAAGCAAAGCAGAACATTCAGGTAAGTTCTCTGCTCTCTTCCTGGGTCTTGCTTCCCCATTCCTTTTGTAACTTCCCCTCAGGTGACCAgaaatctagattgtaagcattttgtgggcagggaatgtgtccgtttactgttgcatcgtactctcccgattgcttagaacagtgatttgcactcataaatatgatttaattgaaGAGAAGTCCCACAGCACGTTTTGGGAATCTGTCCTCGTATTTGAGAGGACTACAGCAGGCCATAATAAGGGTATTTCTCTTGCCCGGGTGATGGGTCAAAACTTTTCGGTTGCTAAAAGTCCCTCAAATTCTGGTCCCCTTACTTCATTCACTTCCACCTCACTTCCTTGCCCTCCCTGCATACTCTAACTCTTCTCAcctcctagcttctctgtgcctttcttcCCTTCgttcccatcccctcctcttaTCTGGCGGATACTGtacatatatgtttgcatgtctAAGTCGTACATCCGAGCACAAAAATTGTGTTTTTTCTGGTCTCAGCAAATACAGCCATTCCTAAAAACTGTGTTCCGTATTTTCACACAGCTCAAAGGCCAATCAATAAAATTCGAACTTTTTCCAATTTCTGTTTATGCAGGAGATTATTTTTTCGAAGGAATTTTTCCGGCAATTTTTACTCCAAATCATTTTTCACAGTTCACTGAAATGACTGCCAGAGAAAGGTATATTATTTTTCATGTCACTGCTATGAAACAAGTTCCTCTTTATGGTGAGTCCCAGGTTCAAGGAGAAACACGTTATTGTTTTCAgtacgttattcattcattcagtcgtattcattgagtgcttaaatgTTTTGAAGTCATACCTGCAGTTTGATTCCACATTTCTGCCACTCCTTCTTTTATTCCCTACAATACAAAGGTATCGTGTGGTTACTAGGAGAAACGGTAAACTCTGAAACATCAACATTTATAGAGCACGCATTGGAATCTGAATGCCGAATTATGGGCTGAGGGGAATTAACAGGAAATTCAAGGCATAGTCCATGGGGTAAAGACATAAAAGGAAAATAAAGCACAAATGGCATACAAGGAAATAAAAGATGGATTATAAACAGAAATAACAAAAACATACTATGACCCAAGGTATACAGAAGTTAAGGGTAGCGTGGTTTTGAAGTTGAAATGGGCCAAACTCGGTCAAGaggtaatcatgatggcatttgttaagcgcttactatgcaccaagcactgttttaatggctggggtagacacaaggcaatcaggttgtcccacatggacctcacagtcttaatccccattttacatatgaggtaactgaggcccagagaagttaagtgacttgcccaaagtcacacagctgacaagtggtggggccaggatgaggacccacaacttcagactcccaagttcgtgctctttccactaagccatgctgcttccctagttagAACATTCCAGGTTGGGAGAATGTCATAGGCAAGAGTCTTTTGGGGGGACAACACATTCCCTCTTGCACCGTTGCTTCCTGAAAAggggtgtggtttagtggaaagaacactaggCCTGAGTGtcggaggactgggttctaatccagcgcttagaacagtgctttgcacatagtaagcgcttaacaaatgccattgttattataatcccggttctgccaacttcttgctgtgcggccttgggcaagtcgcttaacttctctgtgcctcagtttcctcaactgaaaatggggactaaatatctgctctccctcttatttagactgtgagcccctcgcgggacaggagctgtatccgacctatttaacttgtacctaccccagtgcttagaacagtgtttgacacatagtaggcgcttaaatatcATAGAAAACAATAATATCTTTGGAGAACTTTTCAAAATTGGAAAAATAAACTGCATTTAGATTGTAAGTTACTTGAGGGTAGGACCGTGCATGGCCTACtgtatagaacacaggcctgggaatcagaagaacctggtttctaactccagctctgcaatttttctgccatgtgaccttgagcaagtcacttcacttctctgtgcctcaattacctcatctataaaatggggattaaaactttgagtccctggtgggaaaaggactgtgtccaacctgatcagcatgtatccaccccagcgtttagaacacagtaagcgtttaacaaataccatcatcgtcatcacgtGTAGCATTATAGTTGGTAAACTAACATACATCAGCTAATAATGTGGAATTATGAGTTTATTGCAAACTTTCTGCCGAACCTTCGCATGTATGCTTCAGAGTTTGATTTCTGAACTTTCATGAGGTTTTTGACTGAAAAGGACCTATTTCTATTTTGTCTATTTCAAATCTAGCAGATGCTCACCCCTTAATTTGTGAAGATGATGCCGATGAAGGTGAAAAACCAAACCATCCCTCTGAGTGTTGCTGTGCCTGGATCTATACCCttagggcatttggtattcaccacaccctcagtatttatgtatatatgtatatatctgtaattaatttatattaatgtctgtctccccttctatactgtaagctccttgcagtcggggaacgtgtctaccagctctcttatactgaactctcgaaagcacttagtacagtgctcggcacccagtaagtgctcaatgagcacaatttattgattgattgctgaaaagaccaatgaagcagcgtggctcagtggaaagattccgggcatgggagtcagaggtcgtgggttctaatcccggctccatcacttgtcagctgtgggactttgggtaaggcatttaacttctctgggcctcagttccctcatctggaaaatggggatgaagactgtgagccccacgtgggacaaccttgattaccttgttcccccccaccccacagcagttagaacagtgcttggcacatagtaagtgcttaacaaataccaacattattattattattgttatgaccaaCGCTCCCTTCTGCTTTGACTCTTAAAAATTGTTCTTTGCTGAACTAAGAATTTCTTCCACACTGGTTTtgcctcatgatgatgatggcattcattaagcacttaatatgtgccagtcactgtactaagcgctggcatagatacaagccaatcaggttggacacagtccgtgtcccacctggctcacagtcttaatctcctttttacagatgaggtaactgaggcacggagaagtgaagtgacttacccaaagccacacagccgacaagtggcagagcaaggattagaacccatgaccttctgtctcctaggcccatgctctacccgctaggccatgtTGAGATTCAAAGAGGGCTCCATTCAGGTCAGATTTTATAAGGGTGCATGGATGTGCTGGTAAcaccaatttatcaatcaatcaatgaatcatatttattgaaagtttgctacatgcagagcactgtactaagtgcttgggagagtaataataacaattgcggcatttgttaagcactcgatatgtgccaagcactgtactaagtgccggggagggtacaagcaaaGCGGAttggacttggtccctgtcccacatggagctcacagcctcaattcccattttacagatgaggtaactgaggcccagagaagccgggattagaacccatgaccttctgattcccaggcccatgctctatccaccacgccatgctgcttccccataagttcagtgcaacagaattagtggacacgttccctgcccataatgagcttaaccaTAGAACTGCATAAATGTAGATACTGTAGAACTTGGAGTTTCCTGGAAAGATAGAGCAATCAGACACTCAATTATGTCCCCGCCCAGGTTTGAAAACTTGAAACAAACAATTGCCTAAAGCCAATTACTGCAAGCCTTCACTCAGAAATGAGAAGCCTTCTCCAGAAGGTGTTGCCAGTACCTCTTTCAATTAGTCACTGCTCATTACAAAGCCTTGTTTCGTTTAATGCTACAGAGTTGATTTACCACCAGCTATGGGGCACTCAATCACTTCTACCTAGCctagctgattttctactacaacccaacccttaCGCtctactcctctaacaccaacctactgtctgacccttgattcattcattcattccatcatatttattgagcgcttactgtgtgcagagcactgtactaagtgcttgggaagtacaagt
The sequence above is a segment of the Tachyglossus aculeatus isolate mTacAcu1 chromosome 7, mTacAcu1.pri, whole genome shotgun sequence genome. Coding sequences within it:
- the LOC119930517 gene encoding proline, histidine and glycine-rich protein 1-like, which encodes MWNQTAGIPPQQQPQGCPIAPVPGTNTYPTGPNMQPCPTPGYPGSVPHPSVGYPGNAPGGCPGESGHHPHGGHHHGHPPCGPTPPGQPGMMSGGPGCPSQRPGVCSGKKKKHCKNNSGHHCHKQGRDSSSSDSD